In one Babylonia areolata isolate BAREFJ2019XMU chromosome 14, ASM4173473v1, whole genome shotgun sequence genomic region, the following are encoded:
- the LOC143289712 gene encoding uncharacterized protein LOC143289712 isoform X2, producing the protein MEPSQEEELEPCFIPRRLSICDDTLMVLTTEGIMEDISEVIPRQFLNCGLCNEEFQNPKLLPCLHSFCRHCLAAYIHAHPHPLSCPQCGTQVKVNDPEVLPDNVLARRLSCPSLTSTPRHNMHCATCTQHGRPEVRAVVHCANCDDALCDACAHTHSQQVETSSHKVEPLVTPTANTGGDGGREGCGGQGEALARTDSVEGNSSGVLSKCCERYDTYDIDSMYCVDCELALCADCQETHDKEHRCAELSAIAQNFTAKIQAPVEDLKRDSLTLTRLLSNLDRAERYTGKLQRDMQTKVRRRTRVLCGLIRDYENALLQEIERRHQHNMAAIVEKRVAASQHAASISAVTELTDKLLQFGSEEEKVALRRKVGRRVRELCEADLPSDPLEMTHLRLYEPSVTVETICDLFGELRTDMVQPGVRRRVLTTSQSFDSARTSISESVDDNATELTELEEEEEEEEGGGENSMLSNSDRSETFQAERRKARQNAAASQDGRRRHHSDTTPDPNPLPRTNKAAPPGNRGVFLDAAAMLDSSLLSGEDRTDNSNSSFQSSSSAQDTTPTQILEAPHKELVLPDIIARDNIKGVGVNTGGDIVIATMATVVGGGSKSAIYILEQHGFVRGQIPVSANWNIHCVASDGRVALIIPRGDNRYKVKVMSEDGSGAVLADVHLESLGLNFATATTSGHLLVAANRYAKLSSLGGKAAKSGGNIAIYDQEGRLDRRLTNEDLAPPGTARLMEKPHWLAMDGQNNIFVADSATHCVVGFSWAGKLLFRLGNCDLEDLYQGPDSVCVDRLRNVIVLDKKEKRIDIINYQGHLLKCLFSNDSVRFVCPTPNKLLLVLPTEGTVKLYQYL; encoded by the exons AAGGCATCATGGAGGACATCAGCGAGGTGATCCCCCGCCAGTTCCTCAACTGCGGTCTGTGCAACGAGGAGTTCCAGAACCCCAAACTGCTGCCCTGCCTCCACTCCTTCTGCCGCCACTGCCTGGCAGCCTACAtccacgcacacccccaccccctctcctgcccccagTGTGGCACCCAGGTCAAGGTCAACGACCCGGAAGTGCTGCCGGACAACGTGTTGGCGCGGCGCCTGTCatgtccctccctcacctccaccccccgccacaaCATGCACTGTGCCACCTGTACCCAGCACGGCCGCCCTGAG GTGAGGGCGGTGGTGCACTGTGCCAACTGTGACGACGCTCTGTGTGACGCCTGTGCCCACACCCACAGCCAGCAGGTGGAGACCAGCAGCCACAAGGTGGAGCCACTGGTCACCCCCACTGCTAACacagggggggacgggggcagggaggggtgtggggggcagggtgaggcCCTGGCCAGAACGGACTCAGTGGAGGGGAACTCCTCGGGGGTGCTGTCCAAGTGCTGCGAGCGCTACGACACGTATGACATCGACAGCATGTACTGCGTGGACTGTGAGCTGGCGCTGTGTGCCGACTGCCAGGAGACCCATGACAAGGAACACCGCTGTGCAGAGCTGTCCGCCATCGCCCAGAACTTCACAGCCAAGATCCAGGCCCCCGTGGAGGACCTCAAGAGGGACTCCCTCACCCTAACCCGTCTGCTGTCCAACCTGGATCGTGCTGAGCGCTACACGGGGAAGCTGCAGCGAGAC ATGCAGACCAAGGTGCGGAGAAGAACACGTGTTCTGTGCGGACTGATCCGTGACTACGAGAACGCGCTGCTTCAGGAGATAGAGCGGCGCCACCAGCACAACATGGCTGCCATTGTGGAAAAGCGGGTGGCCGCTTCCCAGCATGCAGCATCCATCAGCGCCGTCACTGAGCTTACCGACAAACTGCTGCAGTTTGGATCAGAG GAGGAGAAGGTGGCCCTGAGACGCAAGGTGGGACGCCGTGTGCGTGAGCTGTGTGAAGCCGACCTGCCCTCTGACCCCCTGGAGATGACCCACCTGCGCCTGTACGAGCCCAGCGTCACGGTGGAAACCATATGTGACCTGTTTGGGGAGCTCCGCACGGACATGGTCCAGCCGGGTGTGCGGAGACGTGTGCTGACCACTTCACAGAGCTTCGACTCGGCTCGCACCAGCATCAGTGAATCTGTCGACGACAACGCCACAGAACTGAccgaactggaggaggaggaggaggaggaggagggaggaggtgagaacAGCATGCTGAGCAACAGCGATCGCAGCGAGACGTTCCAGGCGGAGCGACGCAAGGCACGACAGAACGCTGCAGCCAGCCAGGACGGACGACGCAGGCATCACTCAGACACCACCCCGGACCCGAACCCCCTGCCCAGGACCAACAAGGCCGCACCCCCCGGGAACCGTGGAGTCTTTCTAGACGCTGCCGCCATGCTGGACTCCAGCCTGCTGAGTggggaggacaggacagacaactCCAACTCCTCCTTCCAGTCCAGCAGCTCTGCCCaggacaccacacccacccagaTTCTGGAGGCCCCCCACAAGGAGCTGGTGCTGCCCGACATCATCGCCAGGGACAACATCAAGGGAGTGGGTGTCAACACCGGTGGGGACATTGTCATCGCCACCATGGcaacggtggtgggtggtggcagCAAGAGCGCCATCTACATCCTGGAGCAGCACGGCTTTGTGCGCGGCCAGATCCCTGTCAGCGCCAACTGGAACATCCACTGCGTGGCCTCCGATGGCCGTGTGGCCCTCATCATCCCAAGGGGAGACAACCGCTACAAGGTCAAGGTAATGTCCGAGGATGGCAGCGGCGCAGTGCTGGCCGACGTTCACCTGGAGAGTCTGGGGCTGAACTTCGCCACAGCGACGACCTCGGGACACCTGCTGGTGGCCGCTAACCGCTATGCCAAGCTGAGCAGCCTGGGGGGCAAGGCGGCCAAGTCGGGGGGCAACATCGCCATCTACGACCAAGAGGGACGACTGGACCGGCGACTGACCAACGAGGACCTGGCTCCCCCGGGCACCGCACGCCTGATGGAGAAACCCCACTGGCTGGCCATGGACGGCCAAAACAACATCTTTGTGGCTGACTCGGCCACACACTGCGTGGTGGGCTTCAGCTGGGCAGGgaagctgctgttccgactgggGAACTGCGACCTGGAGGACCTGTACCAGGGACCTGACAGCGTCTGTGTGGACAGGCTGCGCAACGTCATCGTCCTCGACAAGAAGGAGAAACGCATTGACATTATCAACTACCAGGGACACCTGCTCAAGTGTCTCTTCTCCAACGACAGTGTCCGCTTTGTCTGCCCCACGCCCAACAAGTTGCTGCTGGTTCTGCCCACTGAGGGCACTGTCAAGCTGTACCAGTACCTCTGA
- the LOC143289712 gene encoding uncharacterized protein LOC143289712 isoform X3 — protein sequence MEDISEVIPRQFLNCGLCNEEFQNPKLLPCLHSFCRHCLAAYIHAHPHPLSCPQCGTQVKVNDPEVLPDNVLARRLSCPSLTSTPRHNMHCATCTQHGRPEVRAVVHCANCDDALCDACAHTHSQQVETSSHKVEPLVTPTANTGGDGGREGCGGQGEALARTDSVEGNSSGVLSKCCERYDTYDIDSMYCVDCELALCADCQETHDKEHRCAELSAIAQNFTAKIQAPVEDLKRDSLTLTRLLSNLDRAERYTGKLQRDMQTKVRRRTRVLCGLIRDYENALLQEIERRHQHNMAAIVEKRVAASQHAASISAVTELTDKLLQFGSEEEKVALRRKVGRRVRELCEADLPSDPLEMTHLRLYEPSVTVETICDLFGELRTDMVQPGVRRRVLTTSQSFDSARTSISESVDDNATELTELEEEEEEEEGGGENSMLSNSDRSETFQAERRKARQNAAASQDGRRRHHSDTTPDPNPLPRTNKAAPPGNRGVFLDAAAMLDSSLLSGEDRTDNSNSSFQSSSSAQDTTPTQILEAPHKELVLPDIIARDNIKGVGVNTGGDIVIATMATVVGGGSKSAIYILEQHGFVRGQIPVSANWNIHCVASDGRVALIIPRGDNRYKVKVMSEDGSGAVLADVHLESLGLNFATATTSGHLLVAANRYAKLSSLGGKAAKSGGNIAIYDQEGRLDRRLTNEDLAPPGTARLMEKPHWLAMDGQNNIFVADSATHCVVGFSWAGKLLFRLGNCDLEDLYQGPDSVCVDRLRNVIVLDKKEKRIDIINYQGHLLKCLFSNDSVRFVCPTPNKLLLVLPTEGTVKLYQYL from the exons ATGGAGGACATCAGCGAGGTGATCCCCCGCCAGTTCCTCAACTGCGGTCTGTGCAACGAGGAGTTCCAGAACCCCAAACTGCTGCCCTGCCTCCACTCCTTCTGCCGCCACTGCCTGGCAGCCTACAtccacgcacacccccaccccctctcctgcccccagTGTGGCACCCAGGTCAAGGTCAACGACCCGGAAGTGCTGCCGGACAACGTGTTGGCGCGGCGCCTGTCatgtccctccctcacctccaccccccgccacaaCATGCACTGTGCCACCTGTACCCAGCACGGCCGCCCTGAG GTGAGGGCGGTGGTGCACTGTGCCAACTGTGACGACGCTCTGTGTGACGCCTGTGCCCACACCCACAGCCAGCAGGTGGAGACCAGCAGCCACAAGGTGGAGCCACTGGTCACCCCCACTGCTAACacagggggggacgggggcagggaggggtgtggggggcagggtgaggcCCTGGCCAGAACGGACTCAGTGGAGGGGAACTCCTCGGGGGTGCTGTCCAAGTGCTGCGAGCGCTACGACACGTATGACATCGACAGCATGTACTGCGTGGACTGTGAGCTGGCGCTGTGTGCCGACTGCCAGGAGACCCATGACAAGGAACACCGCTGTGCAGAGCTGTCCGCCATCGCCCAGAACTTCACAGCCAAGATCCAGGCCCCCGTGGAGGACCTCAAGAGGGACTCCCTCACCCTAACCCGTCTGCTGTCCAACCTGGATCGTGCTGAGCGCTACACGGGGAAGCTGCAGCGAGAC ATGCAGACCAAGGTGCGGAGAAGAACACGTGTTCTGTGCGGACTGATCCGTGACTACGAGAACGCGCTGCTTCAGGAGATAGAGCGGCGCCACCAGCACAACATGGCTGCCATTGTGGAAAAGCGGGTGGCCGCTTCCCAGCATGCAGCATCCATCAGCGCCGTCACTGAGCTTACCGACAAACTGCTGCAGTTTGGATCAGAG GAGGAGAAGGTGGCCCTGAGACGCAAGGTGGGACGCCGTGTGCGTGAGCTGTGTGAAGCCGACCTGCCCTCTGACCCCCTGGAGATGACCCACCTGCGCCTGTACGAGCCCAGCGTCACGGTGGAAACCATATGTGACCTGTTTGGGGAGCTCCGCACGGACATGGTCCAGCCGGGTGTGCGGAGACGTGTGCTGACCACTTCACAGAGCTTCGACTCGGCTCGCACCAGCATCAGTGAATCTGTCGACGACAACGCCACAGAACTGAccgaactggaggaggaggaggaggaggaggagggaggaggtgagaacAGCATGCTGAGCAACAGCGATCGCAGCGAGACGTTCCAGGCGGAGCGACGCAAGGCACGACAGAACGCTGCAGCCAGCCAGGACGGACGACGCAGGCATCACTCAGACACCACCCCGGACCCGAACCCCCTGCCCAGGACCAACAAGGCCGCACCCCCCGGGAACCGTGGAGTCTTTCTAGACGCTGCCGCCATGCTGGACTCCAGCCTGCTGAGTggggaggacaggacagacaactCCAACTCCTCCTTCCAGTCCAGCAGCTCTGCCCaggacaccacacccacccagaTTCTGGAGGCCCCCCACAAGGAGCTGGTGCTGCCCGACATCATCGCCAGGGACAACATCAAGGGAGTGGGTGTCAACACCGGTGGGGACATTGTCATCGCCACCATGGcaacggtggtgggtggtggcagCAAGAGCGCCATCTACATCCTGGAGCAGCACGGCTTTGTGCGCGGCCAGATCCCTGTCAGCGCCAACTGGAACATCCACTGCGTGGCCTCCGATGGCCGTGTGGCCCTCATCATCCCAAGGGGAGACAACCGCTACAAGGTCAAGGTAATGTCCGAGGATGGCAGCGGCGCAGTGCTGGCCGACGTTCACCTGGAGAGTCTGGGGCTGAACTTCGCCACAGCGACGACCTCGGGACACCTGCTGGTGGCCGCTAACCGCTATGCCAAGCTGAGCAGCCTGGGGGGCAAGGCGGCCAAGTCGGGGGGCAACATCGCCATCTACGACCAAGAGGGACGACTGGACCGGCGACTGACCAACGAGGACCTGGCTCCCCCGGGCACCGCACGCCTGATGGAGAAACCCCACTGGCTGGCCATGGACGGCCAAAACAACATCTTTGTGGCTGACTCGGCCACACACTGCGTGGTGGGCTTCAGCTGGGCAGGgaagctgctgttccgactgggGAACTGCGACCTGGAGGACCTGTACCAGGGACCTGACAGCGTCTGTGTGGACAGGCTGCGCAACGTCATCGTCCTCGACAAGAAGGAGAAACGCATTGACATTATCAACTACCAGGGACACCTGCTCAAGTGTCTCTTCTCCAACGACAGTGTCCGCTTTGTCTGCCCCACGCCCAACAAGTTGCTGCTGGTTCTGCCCACTGAGGGCACTGTCAAGCTGTACCAGTACCTCTGA
- the LOC143289712 gene encoding uncharacterized protein LOC143289712 isoform X1 has protein sequence MENGKHELLPPPLSPHHDGAHVGHWCALLSEDDDQQEGIMEDISEVIPRQFLNCGLCNEEFQNPKLLPCLHSFCRHCLAAYIHAHPHPLSCPQCGTQVKVNDPEVLPDNVLARRLSCPSLTSTPRHNMHCATCTQHGRPEVRAVVHCANCDDALCDACAHTHSQQVETSSHKVEPLVTPTANTGGDGGREGCGGQGEALARTDSVEGNSSGVLSKCCERYDTYDIDSMYCVDCELALCADCQETHDKEHRCAELSAIAQNFTAKIQAPVEDLKRDSLTLTRLLSNLDRAERYTGKLQRDMQTKVRRRTRVLCGLIRDYENALLQEIERRHQHNMAAIVEKRVAASQHAASISAVTELTDKLLQFGSEEEKVALRRKVGRRVRELCEADLPSDPLEMTHLRLYEPSVTVETICDLFGELRTDMVQPGVRRRVLTTSQSFDSARTSISESVDDNATELTELEEEEEEEEGGGENSMLSNSDRSETFQAERRKARQNAAASQDGRRRHHSDTTPDPNPLPRTNKAAPPGNRGVFLDAAAMLDSSLLSGEDRTDNSNSSFQSSSSAQDTTPTQILEAPHKELVLPDIIARDNIKGVGVNTGGDIVIATMATVVGGGSKSAIYILEQHGFVRGQIPVSANWNIHCVASDGRVALIIPRGDNRYKVKVMSEDGSGAVLADVHLESLGLNFATATTSGHLLVAANRYAKLSSLGGKAAKSGGNIAIYDQEGRLDRRLTNEDLAPPGTARLMEKPHWLAMDGQNNIFVADSATHCVVGFSWAGKLLFRLGNCDLEDLYQGPDSVCVDRLRNVIVLDKKEKRIDIINYQGHLLKCLFSNDSVRFVCPTPNKLLLVLPTEGTVKLYQYL, from the exons AAGGCATCATGGAGGACATCAGCGAGGTGATCCCCCGCCAGTTCCTCAACTGCGGTCTGTGCAACGAGGAGTTCCAGAACCCCAAACTGCTGCCCTGCCTCCACTCCTTCTGCCGCCACTGCCTGGCAGCCTACAtccacgcacacccccaccccctctcctgcccccagTGTGGCACCCAGGTCAAGGTCAACGACCCGGAAGTGCTGCCGGACAACGTGTTGGCGCGGCGCCTGTCatgtccctccctcacctccaccccccgccacaaCATGCACTGTGCCACCTGTACCCAGCACGGCCGCCCTGAG GTGAGGGCGGTGGTGCACTGTGCCAACTGTGACGACGCTCTGTGTGACGCCTGTGCCCACACCCACAGCCAGCAGGTGGAGACCAGCAGCCACAAGGTGGAGCCACTGGTCACCCCCACTGCTAACacagggggggacgggggcagggaggggtgtggggggcagggtgaggcCCTGGCCAGAACGGACTCAGTGGAGGGGAACTCCTCGGGGGTGCTGTCCAAGTGCTGCGAGCGCTACGACACGTATGACATCGACAGCATGTACTGCGTGGACTGTGAGCTGGCGCTGTGTGCCGACTGCCAGGAGACCCATGACAAGGAACACCGCTGTGCAGAGCTGTCCGCCATCGCCCAGAACTTCACAGCCAAGATCCAGGCCCCCGTGGAGGACCTCAAGAGGGACTCCCTCACCCTAACCCGTCTGCTGTCCAACCTGGATCGTGCTGAGCGCTACACGGGGAAGCTGCAGCGAGAC ATGCAGACCAAGGTGCGGAGAAGAACACGTGTTCTGTGCGGACTGATCCGTGACTACGAGAACGCGCTGCTTCAGGAGATAGAGCGGCGCCACCAGCACAACATGGCTGCCATTGTGGAAAAGCGGGTGGCCGCTTCCCAGCATGCAGCATCCATCAGCGCCGTCACTGAGCTTACCGACAAACTGCTGCAGTTTGGATCAGAG GAGGAGAAGGTGGCCCTGAGACGCAAGGTGGGACGCCGTGTGCGTGAGCTGTGTGAAGCCGACCTGCCCTCTGACCCCCTGGAGATGACCCACCTGCGCCTGTACGAGCCCAGCGTCACGGTGGAAACCATATGTGACCTGTTTGGGGAGCTCCGCACGGACATGGTCCAGCCGGGTGTGCGGAGACGTGTGCTGACCACTTCACAGAGCTTCGACTCGGCTCGCACCAGCATCAGTGAATCTGTCGACGACAACGCCACAGAACTGAccgaactggaggaggaggaggaggaggaggagggaggaggtgagaacAGCATGCTGAGCAACAGCGATCGCAGCGAGACGTTCCAGGCGGAGCGACGCAAGGCACGACAGAACGCTGCAGCCAGCCAGGACGGACGACGCAGGCATCACTCAGACACCACCCCGGACCCGAACCCCCTGCCCAGGACCAACAAGGCCGCACCCCCCGGGAACCGTGGAGTCTTTCTAGACGCTGCCGCCATGCTGGACTCCAGCCTGCTGAGTggggaggacaggacagacaactCCAACTCCTCCTTCCAGTCCAGCAGCTCTGCCCaggacaccacacccacccagaTTCTGGAGGCCCCCCACAAGGAGCTGGTGCTGCCCGACATCATCGCCAGGGACAACATCAAGGGAGTGGGTGTCAACACCGGTGGGGACATTGTCATCGCCACCATGGcaacggtggtgggtggtggcagCAAGAGCGCCATCTACATCCTGGAGCAGCACGGCTTTGTGCGCGGCCAGATCCCTGTCAGCGCCAACTGGAACATCCACTGCGTGGCCTCCGATGGCCGTGTGGCCCTCATCATCCCAAGGGGAGACAACCGCTACAAGGTCAAGGTAATGTCCGAGGATGGCAGCGGCGCAGTGCTGGCCGACGTTCACCTGGAGAGTCTGGGGCTGAACTTCGCCACAGCGACGACCTCGGGACACCTGCTGGTGGCCGCTAACCGCTATGCCAAGCTGAGCAGCCTGGGGGGCAAGGCGGCCAAGTCGGGGGGCAACATCGCCATCTACGACCAAGAGGGACGACTGGACCGGCGACTGACCAACGAGGACCTGGCTCCCCCGGGCACCGCACGCCTGATGGAGAAACCCCACTGGCTGGCCATGGACGGCCAAAACAACATCTTTGTGGCTGACTCGGCCACACACTGCGTGGTGGGCTTCAGCTGGGCAGGgaagctgctgttccgactgggGAACTGCGACCTGGAGGACCTGTACCAGGGACCTGACAGCGTCTGTGTGGACAGGCTGCGCAACGTCATCGTCCTCGACAAGAAGGAGAAACGCATTGACATTATCAACTACCAGGGACACCTGCTCAAGTGTCTCTTCTCCAACGACAGTGTCCGCTTTGTCTGCCCCACGCCCAACAAGTTGCTGCTGGTTCTGCCCACTGAGGGCACTGTCAAGCTGTACCAGTACCTCTGA